One window of the Devosia sp. 2618 genome contains the following:
- a CDS encoding helix-turn-helix domain-containing protein: MVKRISFGNVDCPVARALDVIGDWWSLLIIRDALDGARRFGEFQNGLGIAKGMLSTRLRNLVESGVLEMAPASDGSAYREYALTEKGRGLFLVIVALRQWGEDHLYQINEPRSLLVETETGAQVARLELQAQTGRPMTWSDTRVVRPAS, translated from the coding sequence ATGGTTAAGCGCATCAGCTTTGGAAATGTGGATTGCCCGGTTGCAAGAGCGCTCGACGTAATCGGAGACTGGTGGTCATTGCTGATCATACGAGACGCCCTCGATGGCGCCCGACGGTTTGGTGAATTTCAGAATGGGTTGGGAATCGCCAAGGGCATGCTTTCCACCCGATTGCGCAATCTGGTGGAAAGCGGTGTTCTGGAAATGGCACCTGCCTCAGACGGCAGCGCCTATAGGGAATACGCCTTGACCGAAAAAGGGCGGGGACTTTTCCTGGTTATCGTTGCGTTGCGTCAATGGGGTGAAGACCACCTTTACCAAATCAATGAGCCTCGATCCTTGCTGGTCGAGACGGAGACAGGGGCCCAAGTAGCGCGTTTGGAACTGCAAGCGCAAACGGGTCGACCGATGACCTGGAGTGATACCCGGGTGGTAAGGCCGGCGAGTTAG